A DNA window from Actinokineospora baliensis contains the following coding sequences:
- a CDS encoding DUF4082 domain-containing protein, giving the protein MDRAMFAARARGRTGRGLRAVLAASVVIVGLPVLVASPAAAGPCDAPVNPIVCENSKPGTPRADWFIESHYGDIEGYATAPSIQPGERLDFKIKTPSTNYQVDIVRLGYYGGTGGRLQQTLAPTAQLPQNQPACLYQSTTGMVDCGNWAVSTSWYVPTTAVPGFYVANFIRNDGAGAGQYPFVVRNDSSTSDIVVQTSDQTWQAYNKYGDKEGINEYNLYEGGFSGSPDGRAFKVSYNRPYRNAGTSNYLNAEYPMIRFLERNGYDVSYLTGVDITRNPNLLKNHKVYISSGHDEYVNATQRAGIEAAKAAGVNLFFSTGNTMFWKTRFENSIDSSNTALRTMVCYKETKAPGGAKIDPSPQWTGTWRDPRQSPPSDAGRPENELIGTLFNVNGYRADSIEVPASYGRNRFWRGTSIASATTTTVLPQGTLGYEWDGDPDNGYRPAGLVPLSDTTVTVDNGQLLLDYGHIYGGGPANHKMTLYRDQVSKALVFSAATVQWSWGLDADHTFPAGAPPTAPVSLPMQQATVNLLADMGAQPKTLMAGLALATKSTDTVGPTVTITSLTEGSTVPAGTPKTISGTAVDSGGGKVGVVEVSVDGGATYHRATGLDNWTYAWTPSNLGAAVIKVRASDDGATLGSTVTRNVTVGAQQCPCTIFGTQTPATVDGGDAAAIEVGTKFTTSVNATVTGVRFYKATTNTGTHTGTLWTSAGQPLATGTFTGESASGWQTLTFANPQQIRSGQTYVVSYSAPNGHYSVDPGFFNTKGAGIVPLTAPATGNTPGGNGVFKYGSGFPNSSYNGGNYWVDVVITTDAADNTPPVVSSTSPTSGATGAYRDGSVSATFNEAVDPSSVQFTVQANGNPVPGTVSVDDKKVTFSPTDLLPASTVHNVTLNATDGYGNALAAVKTWSFTTGTTLQPCPCNLFGSRTPAVADAGDASDVELGVKFTVGASAKVTGVRFYKNFNNTGTHTGSVWTTSGQRLATGTFTNETATGWQTLTFAEPVQIQAGQTYIASYRAPSGHYSVDSGYFAAQGAGRGVLTAPSSPASGGNGVYVYGGGFPHSTFNANNYWVDPVVDTFGADNTPPSVSSTTPTSGATSVSTGTGVTANFSEPINPATLQFSVTRNGSAVPGVTQIAADNRSVTFASTDVLTGNTQYTVSVQATDAWGNQMAAPYTWSFTTGAAGQCPCSLFRPTDAPANTAVDSTVELGMRITPSQNGYIRGVRFYKPAGDPGTHTGTLWTNAGAQLATGTFTGETSSGWQTLLFSTPVQVTAGTTYVVSYWGSAGNYGYTTQYFTTDRTNGPLTGPASTEAAPNGVYRYGSGGLFPNGSGNGTNYWVDAVFATTPS; this is encoded by the coding sequence ATGGACCGTGCGATGTTCGCCGCACGCGCTCGGGGGCGGACGGGGCGCGGCCTGCGCGCTGTCCTAGCAGCTTCAGTCGTCATTGTCGGACTCCCCGTGCTCGTCGCGTCACCGGCAGCCGCCGGTCCGTGCGACGCACCGGTCAACCCCATCGTCTGCGAGAACTCGAAGCCGGGAACCCCGCGCGCCGACTGGTTCATCGAGAGCCACTACGGCGACATCGAGGGCTACGCCACCGCGCCGAGCATCCAGCCGGGCGAGCGGCTCGACTTCAAGATCAAGACGCCCAGCACGAACTACCAGGTCGACATCGTGCGCCTGGGGTACTACGGCGGTACCGGTGGTCGCCTGCAGCAGACGCTGGCCCCGACCGCGCAGCTCCCGCAGAACCAGCCCGCCTGCCTCTACCAGTCGACCACCGGCATGGTCGACTGCGGCAACTGGGCCGTGTCGACGTCCTGGTACGTGCCCACCACGGCCGTGCCCGGCTTCTACGTCGCCAACTTCATCCGCAACGACGGCGCTGGCGCAGGCCAGTACCCGTTCGTCGTGCGCAACGACTCCTCGACCTCCGACATCGTCGTGCAGACCTCCGACCAGACGTGGCAGGCCTACAACAAGTACGGCGACAAGGAGGGGATCAACGAGTACAACCTGTACGAGGGCGGCTTCTCCGGTTCGCCGGACGGTCGTGCGTTCAAGGTGAGCTACAACCGCCCCTACCGCAACGCGGGCACCTCGAACTACCTCAACGCCGAGTACCCGATGATCAGGTTCCTCGAGCGCAACGGCTACGACGTCAGCTACCTCACCGGCGTCGACATCACGCGCAACCCGAACCTGCTCAAGAACCACAAGGTCTACATCTCCTCGGGCCACGACGAGTACGTCAACGCGACCCAGCGCGCGGGCATCGAGGCGGCCAAGGCCGCTGGCGTGAACCTGTTCTTCTCCACCGGCAACACCATGTTCTGGAAGACCCGGTTCGAGAACTCGATCGACTCGTCGAACACCGCGCTGCGCACGATGGTCTGCTACAAGGAGACCAAGGCTCCCGGCGGCGCGAAGATCGACCCGAGCCCGCAGTGGACCGGCACCTGGCGCGACCCGCGCCAGTCGCCGCCCAGTGACGCCGGTCGCCCGGAGAACGAGCTCATCGGCACCCTGTTCAACGTCAACGGCTACCGCGCCGACTCGATCGAGGTCCCGGCCTCCTACGGCCGCAACCGCTTCTGGCGCGGCACCTCGATCGCCTCGGCGACGACCACCACCGTGCTGCCGCAGGGCACCCTCGGCTACGAGTGGGACGGCGACCCGGACAACGGCTACCGGCCCGCAGGCCTGGTCCCGCTGTCGGACACCACGGTCACCGTCGACAACGGCCAGTTGCTGCTCGACTACGGGCACATCTACGGCGGCGGCCCCGCCAACCACAAGATGACCCTCTACCGGGACCAGGTCAGCAAGGCCCTGGTGTTCTCCGCGGCCACCGTGCAGTGGTCGTGGGGCCTCGACGCCGACCACACCTTCCCGGCTGGCGCGCCGCCCACGGCGCCGGTCAGCCTGCCGATGCAGCAGGCCACGGTCAACCTGCTCGCCGACATGGGCGCCCAGCCCAAGACGCTGATGGCTGGCCTGGCCCTGGCGACCAAGTCGACCGACACCGTCGGCCCGACCGTCACCATCACCTCGCTCACCGAGGGTTCCACCGTCCCGGCGGGCACCCCGAAGACCATCTCCGGCACCGCGGTCGACTCCGGCGGCGGCAAGGTCGGCGTGGTCGAGGTCTCCGTCGACGGCGGCGCCACGTATCACCGCGCCACCGGTCTGGACAACTGGACCTACGCCTGGACCCCGAGCAACCTCGGCGCCGCGGTGATCAAGGTCCGCGCCTCCGACGACGGTGCCACCCTCGGCTCCACGGTCACCCGCAACGTGACCGTCGGCGCCCAGCAGTGCCCGTGCACCATCTTCGGCACGCAGACCCCGGCCACCGTCGACGGCGGCGACGCCGCGGCCATCGAGGTCGGCACCAAGTTCACGACCTCGGTCAACGCCACGGTCACCGGTGTCCGCTTCTACAAGGCGACCACCAACACCGGCACCCACACCGGCACCCTGTGGACCTCCGCGGGCCAGCCGCTGGCCACGGGCACGTTCACCGGTGAGTCCGCCTCCGGCTGGCAGACCCTGACCTTCGCCAACCCGCAGCAGATCCGCTCCGGGCAGACCTACGTCGTGTCCTACAGCGCGCCCAACGGCCACTACTCGGTCGACCCGGGCTTCTTCAACACCAAGGGCGCGGGCATCGTCCCGCTGACGGCGCCCGCCACCGGCAACACCCCCGGCGGCAACGGCGTCTTCAAGTACGGCTCCGGCTTCCCGAACAGCTCGTACAACGGCGGCAACTACTGGGTCGACGTGGTCATCACGACCGACGCGGCGGACAACACCCCGCCCGTGGTCAGCTCCACCTCGCCGACCTCGGGTGCCACCGGCGCCTACCGCGACGGCAGCGTCTCGGCGACCTTCAACGAGGCCGTCGACCCGAGCAGCGTGCAGTTCACCGTCCAGGCCAACGGCAACCCGGTCCCGGGCACCGTCAGCGTGGACGACAAGAAGGTCACCTTCAGCCCGACCGACCTGCTGCCCGCCAGCACGGTGCACAACGTGACGCTCAACGCCACCGACGGCTACGGCAACGCGCTCGCCGCGGTCAAGACGTGGAGCTTCACCACCGGCACCACGCTTCAGCCGTGCCCGTGCAACCTGTTCGGGTCGCGGACCCCGGCGGTTGCCGACGCGGGTGACGCCAGCGACGTCGAGCTCGGCGTGAAGTTCACCGTGGGTGCCAGCGCCAAGGTCACCGGCGTCCGGTTCTACAAGAACTTCAACAACACCGGCACGCACACCGGCTCGGTCTGGACGACCAGCGGCCAGCGCCTGGCCACCGGCACGTTCACCAACGAGACCGCGACCGGCTGGCAGACGCTGACCTTCGCCGAACCGGTGCAGATCCAGGCCGGGCAGACCTACATCGCCTCGTACCGGGCGCCAAGCGGGCACTACTCGGTCGACTCCGGCTACTTCGCGGCGCAGGGCGCGGGACGCGGTGTGCTCACCGCCCCCAGCTCCCCGGCCTCGGGCGGCAACGGCGTGTACGTCTACGGCGGTGGATTCCCGCACAGCACCTTCAACGCCAACAACTACTGGGTCGACCCGGTCGTGGACACCTTCGGCGCGGACAACACCCCGCCGTCGGTCAGCTCGACCACCCCGACCTCGGGTGCCACCTCGGTGTCCACCGGAACCGGTGTCACGGCGAACTTCTCGGAGCCGATCAACCCGGCCACCCTGCAGTTCTCGGTGACCCGCAACGGTTCGGCCGTCCCCGGTGTCACGCAGATCGCCGCGGACAACCGCAGCGTCACCTTCGCCAGCACCGACGTGCTGACCGGCAACACGCAGTACACGGTCAGCGTCCAGGCCACCGACGCGTGGGGCAACCAGATGGCGGCCCCGTACACCTGGTCGTTCACCACCGGAGCGGCGGGCCAGTGCCCGTGCAGCCTGTTCCGGCCGACCGACGCCCCGGCCAACACCGCGGTGGACTCGACGGTGGAGCTGGGTATGCGGATCACGCCGAGCCAGAACGGCTACATCCGCGGTGTCCGGTTCTACAAGCCCGCTGGTGACCCGGGTACGCACACCGGCACCCTGTGGACGAACGCGGGCGCGCAGTTGGCCACCGGCACGTTCACCGGTGAGACCAGCAGCGGCTGGCAGACCCTGTTGTTCAGCACCCCGGTCCAGGTGACGGCGGGTACCACGTACGTGGTCTCCTACTGGGGTTCGGCTGGCAACTACGGCTACACCACGCAGTACTTCACCACCGACCGGACGAACGGGCCGCTCACCGGGCCCGCGAGCACGGAGGCGGCGCCCAACGGCGTCTACCGTTACGGCAGTGGAGGCCTGTTCCCCAACGGCTCCGGTAACGGAACCAACTACTGGGTCGACGCAGTGTTCGCGACTACTCCGTCCTAG
- a CDS encoding acyltransferase, with protein sequence MFVHERGLCESTEVGDGTRVWAFAHVLPGARVGRDCNICDGAFVETGAVLGDRVTVKNGTLVFGGVTCEDEVFLGPNVLFTNDFRPRAHIKKGPEALVDTLVRHNATLGAGTVVVCGIEIGAFAFAGAGSVVTKDVEPHAFMVGNPAVRKGWVCECAARLDDDLHCAECGLDFVTAGEGKGLTRA encoded by the coding sequence GTGTTCGTCCACGAGCGTGGACTGTGCGAGAGCACCGAGGTCGGCGACGGCACCCGGGTGTGGGCCTTCGCGCACGTGCTGCCCGGGGCCAGGGTCGGCCGCGACTGCAACATCTGCGACGGGGCGTTCGTGGAGACCGGCGCGGTGCTCGGCGACCGGGTGACGGTCAAGAACGGCACGCTGGTCTTCGGCGGGGTCACCTGCGAGGACGAGGTCTTCCTCGGCCCCAACGTGCTGTTCACCAACGACTTCCGCCCCCGCGCGCACATCAAGAAGGGCCCTGAGGCGCTGGTCGACACCCTGGTGCGGCACAACGCGACCCTGGGCGCGGGCACCGTGGTGGTCTGCGGGATCGAGATCGGCGCCTTCGCTTTCGCGGGCGCGGGCTCCGTGGTGACCAAGGACGTCGAGCCGCACGCGTTCATGGTGGGCAACCCCGCGGTGCGCAAAGGCTGGGTTTGCGAATGCGCAGCCCGGCTCGATGACGATCTGCATTGCGCCGAGTGCGGACTCGACTTCGTCACGGCAGGGGAGGGCAAAGGGCTGACCCGAGCCTGA
- a CDS encoding DegT/DnrJ/EryC1/StrS family aminotransferase, whose amino-acid sequence MTGPIPLVDLAAQHAAVADEVAEGWAAVLAKTAFVGGPQVTAFEAEYAAFAGVEHCVGLGNGTDALELALRALSIGAGDECIVPANTFIATAEAVARTGATPVLVDCDLDTALIDVDAAAAAVTTRTRAVLPVDLYGQVAPIDKLRSVLPTNVAIVEDAAQSQGATRGGQTAGSFGDIAATSFYPGKNLGAYGDAGAVTTSRADLAERVRLLGAHGSPRKYEHPVLGFNSRLDTLQAVVLSAKLRRLADWNAARRVAADRYTALLSELDAVTTPVVAEGNVPVWHLYVIRVANRDAVLGKLHAEGIGAGIHYPTPVHLTGAFADLGLGAGAFPNSELLGGEILSLPLFPEITEAQQQRVVSVLAEAVR is encoded by the coding sequence ATGACCGGCCCCATTCCCCTGGTCGACCTGGCCGCCCAGCACGCCGCCGTGGCGGACGAGGTGGCGGAAGGCTGGGCCGCCGTCCTGGCCAAGACCGCGTTCGTCGGCGGCCCGCAGGTCACCGCGTTCGAGGCCGAGTACGCCGCGTTCGCGGGCGTCGAGCACTGCGTGGGCCTCGGCAACGGCACCGACGCGCTGGAGCTGGCCCTGCGCGCGCTCTCGATCGGCGCGGGCGACGAGTGCATCGTGCCTGCCAACACCTTCATCGCCACCGCGGAGGCCGTCGCCCGCACCGGCGCGACCCCGGTCCTGGTCGACTGCGACCTCGACACCGCGCTGATCGACGTCGACGCCGCCGCGGCCGCGGTGACCACCCGCACCCGCGCGGTCCTGCCGGTCGACCTCTACGGCCAGGTCGCCCCGATCGACAAGCTGCGCTCGGTGCTGCCGACCAACGTCGCCATCGTCGAGGACGCCGCCCAGTCGCAGGGCGCCACCCGGGGCGGGCAGACCGCCGGCTCCTTCGGTGACATCGCGGCCACCAGCTTCTACCCGGGCAAGAACCTGGGCGCCTACGGCGACGCGGGCGCGGTCACCACCTCGCGCGCCGACCTGGCCGAGCGGGTCCGCCTGCTCGGCGCGCACGGTTCGCCGCGCAAGTACGAGCACCCGGTGCTGGGCTTCAACTCCCGGCTCGACACGCTGCAGGCCGTGGTGCTCTCGGCCAAGCTGCGCCGCCTCGCCGACTGGAACGCCGCGCGCCGGGTCGCCGCCGACCGCTACACCGCGTTGCTGTCCGAACTGGACGCCGTGACCACCCCGGTCGTGGCCGAGGGCAACGTGCCGGTCTGGCACCTGTACGTGATCCGGGTCGCCAACCGCGACGCCGTGCTGGGCAAGCTGCACGCCGAGGGCATCGGCGCGGGCATCCACTACCCCACCCCGGTCCACCTCACCGGCGCGTTCGCCGACCTGGGCCTGGGCGCGGGCGCGTTCCCCAACAGCGAGCTGCTCGGCGGCGAGATCCTGTCCCTGCCGCTGTTCCCGGAGATCACCGAGGCCCAGCAGCAGCGGGTCGTGTCGGTGCTCGCCGAAGCCGTGCGGTGA
- a CDS encoding acetyltransferase, which yields MTQPLLLVGAGGLAREVLAAARALPSEFKTIGMLDDNPAQHGSDVDGVPVLGPSDLVHEHTDALVLVCVASPGKPAGRANVVRRLDLPAERYATLVHPAASVAPGVELGEGTVLLAGTVITAPQRVGAHVLAMPHVLFTHDDSVADFVTCAGRATLAGAVTVAESAYLGAGSLVRQGIRIGARAVLGMGAVVLSDVPDDQTWVGVPAKPLNKS from the coding sequence ATGACCCAGCCGCTGCTGCTCGTCGGCGCGGGTGGGTTGGCCAGGGAGGTTCTGGCCGCGGCGCGCGCGCTGCCCAGCGAGTTCAAGACCATCGGCATGCTCGACGACAACCCGGCCCAGCACGGTTCCGATGTGGACGGTGTGCCGGTGCTCGGGCCCTCGGACCTGGTGCACGAGCACACCGACGCGCTCGTGCTGGTCTGCGTCGCCTCCCCCGGCAAGCCCGCCGGGCGGGCGAACGTGGTCCGCAGGCTGGACCTGCCCGCCGAGCGGTACGCCACGCTCGTGCACCCCGCCGCCTCGGTCGCCCCCGGCGTCGAGCTCGGCGAGGGGACCGTGCTGCTGGCCGGGACCGTGATCACCGCGCCGCAACGGGTCGGCGCGCACGTGCTGGCCATGCCGCACGTGCTGTTCACCCACGACGACTCGGTCGCCGACTTCGTCACCTGCGCCGGGCGGGCCACGCTCGCGGGCGCGGTGACCGTCGCCGAGTCGGCCTACCTGGGGGCGGGTTCGCTCGTCCGCCAGGGCATCCGCATCGGGGCCCGCGCCGTGCTCGGCATGGGCGCCGTGGTGCTGTCCGACGTGCCGGACGACCAAACCTGGGTCGGGGTACCGGCCAAGCCGCTCAACAAGTCCTGA
- the asnB gene encoding asparagine synthase (glutamine-hydrolyzing): protein MCGIAGVRRLDGAPVDPAVLVEMARRLHHRGPDDAGTWIGGSTGFAHTRLSIIDLGASVQPMATQDGRKVIAFNGEILNYRQLRDQLDYPFRTSGDTETLLALYDKHGVESVTKLRGQFAYALNDDETGELHLVRDRLGILPLYYYVDNEVFAFASEIKALLPAIPDRRVDVASLHDYLAHRSVPAPYTLVEGVRKVPQGHRLTLGRDGQVRLRAYWQIPADAAHRDVSPEEAVRLVADALDASIADALVADVPVGAYLSGGIDSSLISALTARAKQGEGLHTFSAGFGDPRVDELNWARKVAGIVGSEHHEVIVTAEDFKANWHKLSWHRDAPLSEPADVAVFKLAELARQQVKVVLSGEGSDELFGGYPKYRFAQATRWAGLIPAPLRGRILPRLERALPASRSRLGVAVRAMGEGSSAERMRGWFAPFTERERDGLLGGPAVRSAIGPYQRGRGDALSRMLYADAHAWLADNLLERGDRMSMAASLELRPPFLDHRLVELAFSLPSSVKVRNGVTKWVVKEVARTHLPNDVVDRAKSGFKVPLDAWFRDGLREMANDLLTGPSSFVAEVLDPAAVRKLLAEHHAGTRNEQPRLWTLLSLEVWHREFAKSLRVGA from the coding sequence ATGTGCGGAATCGCCGGAGTGCGCAGGCTGGACGGGGCGCCGGTGGACCCGGCCGTGCTGGTCGAGATGGCCAGACGACTGCACCACCGCGGCCCGGACGACGCGGGGACCTGGATCGGGGGGTCCACCGGCTTCGCGCACACCCGGCTGTCCATCATCGACCTCGGTGCCTCGGTCCAGCCGATGGCCACCCAGGACGGCCGCAAGGTGATCGCCTTCAACGGCGAGATCCTCAACTACCGGCAGCTGCGCGACCAGCTGGACTACCCGTTCCGCACCAGCGGCGACACCGAGACCCTGCTGGCGCTCTACGACAAGCACGGCGTCGAGAGCGTCACCAAGCTGCGCGGCCAGTTCGCCTACGCGCTCAACGACGACGAGACCGGTGAGCTGCACCTGGTGCGCGACCGGCTCGGCATCCTGCCGCTGTACTACTACGTCGACAACGAGGTCTTCGCGTTCGCCTCGGAGATCAAGGCGCTGCTGCCCGCGATCCCCGACCGCCGCGTCGACGTGGCGAGCCTGCACGACTACCTGGCGCACCGCTCGGTGCCCGCCCCGTACACGCTGGTCGAGGGCGTCCGGAAGGTCCCGCAGGGCCACCGGTTGACCCTGGGCCGCGACGGGCAGGTCCGGCTGCGCGCCTACTGGCAGATCCCGGCCGACGCCGCGCACCGCGACGTCTCCCCGGAGGAGGCCGTCCGCCTGGTGGCCGACGCCCTCGACGCCTCCATCGCCGACGCCCTGGTGGCCGACGTGCCGGTCGGGGCGTACCTGTCCGGCGGCATCGACTCCAGCCTCATCTCGGCGCTGACCGCCAGGGCGAAGCAGGGCGAGGGCCTGCACACCTTCTCCGCCGGGTTCGGCGACCCCCGGGTCGACGAGCTGAACTGGGCGCGCAAGGTGGCGGGCATCGTCGGCAGCGAGCACCACGAGGTGATCGTCACCGCCGAGGACTTCAAGGCGAACTGGCACAAGCTCAGCTGGCACCGGGACGCGCCGCTGTCCGAGCCCGCCGACGTGGCCGTGTTCAAGCTGGCCGAGCTGGCCCGCCAGCAGGTGAAGGTGGTGCTCTCCGGCGAGGGCAGCGACGAGCTCTTCGGCGGGTACCCCAAGTACCGCTTCGCCCAGGCCACCCGCTGGGCCGGCCTGATCCCCGCGCCGCTGCGCGGTCGGATCCTGCCCCGGCTGGAGCGGGCGCTGCCCGCGTCCCGGTCGCGGCTGGGTGTCGCCGTGCGGGCGATGGGCGAGGGCAGCTCCGCCGAGCGCATGCGCGGCTGGTTCGCCCCGTTCACCGAGCGCGAGCGCGACGGCCTGCTCGGCGGTCCCGCGGTGCGCAGCGCCATCGGCCCGTACCAGCGCGGCCGTGGCGACGCGCTGAGCCGGATGCTCTACGCCGACGCGCACGCCTGGCTGGCCGACAACCTGCTGGAGCGCGGCGACCGGATGTCCATGGCCGCCTCGCTGGAGCTGCGCCCGCCGTTCCTCGACCACCGCCTGGTCGAGCTGGCCTTCTCGCTGCCCAGCTCGGTCAAGGTCCGCAACGGCGTGACCAAGTGGGTCGTCAAGGAGGTGGCCCGCACGCACCTGCCCAACGACGTGGTCGACCGGGCCAAGTCCGGGTTCAAGGTGCCGCTGGACGCCTGGTTCCGCGACGGCCTGCGCGAGATGGCCAACGACCTGCTGACCGGCCCCTCGTCGTTCGTCGCCGAGGTGCTCGACCCGGCCGCGGTGCGCAAGCTGCTCGCCGAGCACCACGCCGGTACCCGCAACGAGCAGCCCCGGCTGTGGACGCTGCTGTCGCTGGAGGTCTGGCACCGCGAGTTCGCGAAGTCGCTGCGGGTGGGGGCATGA
- a CDS encoding glycosyltransferase: protein MTTRPVAIVIVTYNSAEVIADCLRALPAALEGAGESRVIVVDNASHDGTADVVALTDSEVKVVHRTGNDGFAAGVNTGFAHADGCDVLVLNADIRLAPGAVKAMRAAVKPGVGVVAPKLTEPDGSIQHSLRRTPTVLRTLGEAVLGGRRAGRFGPLGETVTKPAAYERAGFVDWATGAAWLVTRECIEAIGPIEERYLLYSEETEFMLRAGAKGFKTYYEPAAQAVHLGGESGTSPRLWSLVVTNKVRLHRERHGKVAAAGMWAATMVNSLPRAARGSATHKAAVKALLTQRAWPAPLSTPAAPPKDAPPYVCFSAQDWWYHNQAHSDFQLMRRVAEHRKVLLVNSIGLRMPTPGKSTQFLRRILRKAGSVAKLVRRPLPDVPGYYVMTPLPLPFYGSERVRALGAKLVRAQVRAVCAVLRMPNPIVVATIPTAWDVVQGMPHRKLVFNRSDRHSAFPEADQGTIAALEDKLLSGSDHVLYVSRQLQGEESALTQDRAHFLDHGVDLQHFRRRAQLPEDLAKIPGPRIGFFGSLDDYLVDFDLLERVAKEFPEASLVLIGDATLSMERFEKYPNVHWLDFRPYAEIPGYGTGFDVALMPWLDNDWIKHANPIKMKEYLALGLAVVSTDFPEVHQYPELIRIAKGHDAFIDAIRQTLQDGGLSTVEGRREAVLPASWDSRARQLVDLAEGQR, encoded by the coding sequence ATGACCACCCGCCCGGTCGCGATCGTCATCGTCACCTACAACAGTGCCGAGGTCATCGCGGACTGCCTGCGCGCTCTGCCCGCCGCCCTCGAGGGCGCTGGGGAGTCGCGGGTGATCGTGGTCGACAACGCCTCGCACGACGGCACCGCCGACGTGGTCGCGTTGACCGACTCCGAGGTCAAGGTCGTGCACCGGACCGGCAACGACGGTTTCGCCGCGGGCGTCAACACCGGGTTCGCCCACGCCGACGGCTGCGACGTGCTGGTCCTCAACGCCGACATCCGGTTGGCGCCCGGCGCGGTCAAGGCCATGCGCGCCGCGGTGAAGCCGGGCGTCGGCGTGGTCGCGCCGAAGCTCACCGAGCCCGACGGCAGCATCCAGCACTCGCTGCGGCGCACCCCGACCGTCCTGCGGACCCTGGGTGAAGCCGTGCTCGGCGGCCGCAGGGCGGGCAGGTTCGGCCCGCTCGGCGAGACCGTCACCAAGCCCGCCGCTTACGAGCGCGCGGGCTTCGTCGACTGGGCGACCGGTGCGGCCTGGTTGGTCACCCGCGAGTGCATCGAGGCCATCGGTCCGATCGAGGAGCGCTACCTGCTCTACTCGGAGGAGACCGAGTTCATGCTCCGCGCGGGCGCCAAGGGCTTCAAGACCTACTACGAGCCCGCCGCGCAGGCCGTGCACCTCGGCGGCGAGTCCGGCACCTCGCCGCGGCTGTGGTCGCTGGTGGTCACCAACAAGGTCCGGTTGCACCGCGAGCGCCACGGCAAGGTGGCCGCCGCGGGCATGTGGGCCGCGACGATGGTCAACAGCCTGCCCCGGGCCGCGCGCGGTTCGGCCACGCACAAGGCCGCGGTCAAGGCGCTGCTGACCCAGCGCGCCTGGCCCGCGCCTCTGTCCACTCCGGCCGCGCCCCCGAAAGACGCCCCGCCGTACGTCTGCTTCTCCGCGCAGGACTGGTGGTACCACAACCAGGCGCACTCGGACTTCCAGCTGATGCGCCGGGTCGCCGAGCACCGCAAGGTCCTGCTGGTCAACAGCATCGGCCTGCGCATGCCGACCCCGGGCAAGAGCACCCAGTTCCTGCGCCGCATCCTGCGCAAGGCGGGCAGCGTCGCCAAGCTGGTCCGCCGCCCGCTGCCGGACGTGCCCGGCTACTACGTGATGACCCCGTTGCCGCTGCCCTTCTACGGCAGCGAGCGGGTGCGCGCGCTGGGCGCCAAGCTGGTCCGCGCGCAGGTGCGGGCCGTGTGCGCGGTGCTGCGGATGCCCAACCCGATCGTGGTGGCCACCATCCCGACCGCGTGGGACGTGGTGCAGGGCATGCCGCACCGCAAGCTGGTGTTCAACCGCTCCGACCGGCACTCGGCGTTCCCCGAGGCCGACCAGGGCACCATCGCCGCGCTGGAGGACAAGCTGCTCAGCGGCAGCGACCACGTCCTCTACGTCAGCCGCCAGCTCCAGGGCGAGGAGTCCGCGCTCACCCAGGACCGGGCGCACTTCCTCGACCACGGCGTCGACCTGCAGCACTTCCGCCGCCGCGCGCAGCTGCCCGAGGACCTGGCGAAGATCCCCGGCCCCCGGATCGGCTTCTTCGGCAGCCTCGACGACTACCTGGTCGACTTCGACCTGCTCGAGCGGGTCGCCAAGGAGTTCCCCGAGGCGTCCCTGGTGCTGATCGGCGACGCGACCCTGTCGATGGAGCGGTTCGAGAAGTACCCGAACGTGCACTGGCTCGACTTCCGGCCCTACGCGGAGATCCCGGGCTACGGCACCGGCTTCGACGTGGCGCTCATGCCGTGGCTGGACAACGACTGGATCAAGCACGCGAACCCGATCAAGATGAAGGAGTACCTGGCGCTGGGCCTCGCTGTGGTCAGCACCGACTTCCCCGAGGTGCACCAGTACCCGGAGCTGATCAGGATCGCCAAGGGCCACGACGCGTTCATCGACGCGATCAGGCAGACTCTGCAGGACGGCGGCCTGTCCACAGTGGAGGGCCGCAGAGAAGCTGTGCTGCCCGCATCGTGGGACTCGCGGGCGCGCCAGCTGGTCGACCTGGCCGAAGGGCAGCGATAG